In the Arthrobacter sp. 31Y genome, one interval contains:
- a CDS encoding ABC transporter permease, producing the protein MPAEKAVLPEPALVQPLAVDMRRLTRVGARPGFLEYLVQLWDFREFIFYDARARVQSGTRRDRLGSAWLLLNPIFNGLTYYVIFGLLLQTGHGIENYVGYLVIGIFIFQGTSGAITSGARSIHSNKAVVQAFNFPRATLPIGVNIREMMSDVPLILAMLLIITLVPPVEKITWLWLLIIPAIILQSIFNLGVSLILARVISRVHDATHLIPFFMRAWMYGSAIFYSYERFVTHPDVLAIMKLNPLFNVIDIVRSCVLYAQAPTWQSWATLAVWALGTLLVGMIFFWHGEESYGRG; encoded by the coding sequence ATGCCGGCAGAGAAAGCAGTCTTGCCAGAGCCGGCGCTGGTGCAGCCTCTGGCTGTGGACATGCGACGGCTGACCCGTGTCGGCGCCAGGCCAGGATTTCTTGAATACCTCGTCCAGTTGTGGGACTTCAGGGAGTTCATTTTCTACGATGCCCGTGCACGAGTGCAGAGCGGAACCCGGCGTGACCGGTTGGGGAGTGCGTGGTTGTTGCTCAACCCCATCTTCAATGGGCTAACCTACTACGTGATTTTTGGGCTGCTCCTCCAGACCGGCCATGGAATCGAAAACTACGTGGGCTATCTGGTCATTGGCATCTTCATCTTCCAGGGGACATCAGGTGCCATAACCAGCGGCGCGAGATCGATACATAGCAATAAAGCCGTGGTTCAAGCGTTCAACTTCCCGCGGGCCACGCTGCCGATCGGCGTGAATATACGCGAAATGATGTCAGATGTTCCTTTGATTCTCGCGATGCTCCTGATCATCACGCTCGTACCTCCGGTTGAAAAGATCACGTGGCTGTGGCTCCTCATCATTCCCGCGATAATCCTTCAGTCGATCTTCAATTTGGGGGTCAGCCTGATCCTTGCCCGCGTTATCTCCCGGGTTCACGACGCGACTCACCTGATCCCGTTCTTTATGAGGGCCTGGATGTATGGCTCAGCCATCTTTTATTCGTACGAGCGCTTCGTCACGCACCCGGACGTTTTGGCCATCATGAAGTTGAACCCACTTTTCAACGTCATTGACATCGTTCGGAGCTGCGTTCTCTACGCTCAAGCGCCAACGTGGCAGTCTTGGGCAACCCTTGCCGTTTGGGCGCTCGGAACACTACTGGTCGGCATGATCTTTTTCTGGCACGGGGAGGAATCATATGGTCGCGGCTGA
- a CDS encoding glycosyltransferase yields MVIRGASGKILHVVDRIDGGVPKAVRGYIENSPPEFHHAVLSPFINGRPAPVWNGLGITHHDLGQGLLGRIAAVKTTVSIVSPSVIHAHSSFSGVYTRAKRLGSPVVYEPHCFKHDDPHTPALQRMLYQRVEKFLARRTWKFGTLTSHETRLVRELKPEATCVRIPNLPSIPRTDAPRTSTVDVESPVITMVGRISRQKDPAFFQRVSSAVRREIPGARFQWIGDGDPALRWHLEEGGIEVTGWLPSAEVATALAASSVYVHSAAYEGFPLSVLDAAAQGIPVAARAIPAFEGSGLMQAHDPDGVAELVRTILREPQAHARAQAANQELLDRMNSQTLQTALRDLYARKGSDL; encoded by the coding sequence ATGGTCATTCGAGGTGCGTCTGGCAAGATACTTCACGTAGTTGACCGCATCGACGGCGGGGTGCCGAAAGCGGTTCGTGGCTATATCGAGAACAGCCCTCCGGAATTCCACCATGCTGTTCTCTCACCGTTCATTAATGGCCGTCCCGCACCGGTCTGGAACGGCCTGGGTATTACCCACCATGATCTTGGCCAAGGGCTGCTGGGGCGAATTGCTGCAGTGAAAACCACGGTGAGCATTGTTTCCCCCAGTGTGATTCACGCCCATTCGAGTTTTTCGGGGGTCTATACGCGCGCCAAGCGCTTGGGTTCACCGGTTGTCTACGAGCCGCACTGCTTTAAGCATGACGATCCCCACACGCCTGCATTACAGCGGATGTTGTACCAGCGGGTGGAAAAATTCCTGGCCCGCCGGACGTGGAAGTTTGGAACTCTGACATCGCACGAGACGCGCCTTGTCCGTGAACTCAAACCGGAGGCCACCTGCGTTCGAATTCCCAATCTGCCAAGCATTCCCCGGACGGACGCCCCCAGAACAAGCACCGTGGACGTTGAATCCCCTGTCATCACCATGGTGGGACGCATCAGCCGGCAGAAGGACCCTGCGTTCTTCCAGCGTGTCTCCTCCGCCGTGCGCCGTGAAATACCCGGTGCGCGCTTCCAATGGATTGGTGATGGAGATCCCGCGCTGCGTTGGCACTTGGAAGAAGGCGGCATAGAGGTCACCGGGTGGCTGCCCTCCGCCGAGGTGGCGACGGCCCTGGCTGCAAGCTCAGTTTACGTTCACAGCGCAGCTTATGAAGGTTTTCCCCTGAGCGTTCTGGATGCCGCAGCACAAGGCATCCCGGTGGCAGCACGGGCCATACCTGCTTTCGAAGGATCCGGCTTGATGCAGGCCCACGATCCCGACGGAGTGGCTGAGCTTGTCCGCACGATTCTTCGCGAACCTCAAGCACATGCCCGAGCGCAGGCAGCCAATCAGGAACTCCTTGACCGGATGAACAGCCAAACCCTGCAGACCGCGCTTCGTGACCTCTATGCCCGGAAAGGCAGCGACCTGTGA
- a CDS encoding sugar transferase: MSAAVSAAPTAVTSTNSTWLRAQSIKMRFLDLACVVVAVAGAHLLRFGTDDVTVAGGDTELSYTTLSVVLIIAWTGILEFGGTRDRKVLGTGTDEYKRVAVSSLWLFGGLAVVSYVFQLQTARGYVSVALPLGVVLLLVVRLLQRRYLHLSRLQGENLHRVLLIGAPNNVDHLYGRLTQHIVSGYKPVAALLTDSSNTVREDLRVLGTTPDVDMVLDSIAESGADTVAVCGGAQLDPAFLRRLGWELAARDVGMIVAPALTDVSGPRIHMQPVAGLPLIHVTTPKLSGVKAFAKRALDIGLSLILLTILAIPMAIVAMMVKLDSPGSAFYFQERIGKGGQSFKMIKFRSMRNDAETLLEAFQAQSQDSVIFFKMKDDPRVTRLGAWIRRYSIDELPQLLNVLNGTMSLVGPRPQVAREVEMYDFASVRRLLVKPGMTGLWQVSGRNDLSLEESIRLDLYYVENWSLAQDIVILFRTAKAVVAKDGAY; this comes from the coding sequence ATGAGCGCCGCTGTATCAGCCGCCCCCACTGCTGTCACGAGCACCAATTCAACGTGGCTACGTGCCCAAAGCATCAAAATGCGGTTCCTGGATCTGGCCTGCGTGGTGGTCGCCGTAGCTGGAGCTCATCTGCTGAGGTTCGGAACTGACGACGTCACTGTTGCCGGCGGAGACACAGAGTTGTCTTACACAACACTCTCCGTGGTTTTGATCATTGCCTGGACGGGCATTCTGGAGTTCGGCGGCACGAGGGACCGGAAGGTCCTGGGAACCGGAACCGACGAGTACAAACGCGTAGCCGTTTCATCACTGTGGCTGTTTGGTGGCCTGGCGGTGGTTTCATACGTCTTCCAATTGCAAACAGCCCGCGGTTACGTGTCCGTGGCACTCCCGCTGGGTGTGGTTCTCCTTCTGGTAGTCCGCCTCCTTCAGAGAAGGTATCTCCACCTGAGCCGTCTTCAGGGCGAAAACCTTCACCGGGTGCTGTTGATCGGTGCCCCCAACAACGTCGACCATCTCTACGGGCGCCTCACACAGCACATCGTTTCCGGCTACAAGCCGGTGGCAGCCCTGCTGACTGACTCGAGCAATACGGTCCGCGAGGATCTCCGCGTTCTGGGCACCACGCCTGACGTTGATATGGTTCTGGACTCAATCGCCGAATCGGGTGCCGACACCGTGGCAGTGTGTGGGGGCGCTCAGCTGGACCCCGCCTTCCTTCGAAGGCTCGGCTGGGAGCTGGCAGCGCGCGACGTCGGAATGATCGTAGCCCCCGCCCTCACTGATGTTTCAGGACCCAGAATCCACATGCAGCCGGTGGCGGGGCTGCCGCTGATTCACGTGACCACTCCCAAACTCAGCGGCGTAAAAGCCTTCGCGAAACGTGCCCTGGACATCGGCCTGTCACTGATTCTGCTGACAATCTTGGCCATACCAATGGCGATCGTGGCCATGATGGTGAAGCTGGACAGCCCGGGCTCGGCGTTCTACTTTCAGGAGCGGATTGGTAAGGGCGGCCAGTCTTTCAAGATGATCAAGTTCCGCTCAATGAGAAATGATGCCGAAACGCTCCTAGAGGCCTTTCAGGCTCAAAGCCAGGACAGCGTCATCTTCTTCAAAATGAAGGACGACCCACGCGTCACTCGCCTGGGCGCCTGGATCCGCCGTTACTCAATCGACGAACTCCCCCAGCTCCTCAATGTTCTCAACGGCACCATGAGCTTGGTTGGTCCCCGCCCCCAGGTTGCACGCGAAGTGGAGATGTATGATTTCGCGTCCGTCCGACGGCTTCTGGTCAAGCCGGGCATGACAGGCTTGTGGCAAGTCAGCGGAAGAAACGACCTTTCGCTGGAGGAGTCCATCCGACTGGACCTCTACTACGTGGAGAACTGGTCACTTGCCCAAGACATTGTCATCTTGTTCAGGACTGCCAAAGCCGTTGTTGCCAAAGACGGGGCCTACTAG
- a CDS encoding nucleotidyltransferase family protein has product MTRWVAIAYGALDLRGWHENHAGVEVMLLATVPSEPIGLIGAPASLWRRLMAGPVTDTVLTSEERVLVREFASAGIASDDEGHPARFRRLEKPWLSSPLHEMVYALVASVARDIQVAVVAIKGPTLHRQGLRDREHSGDVDIWVHPDHVEVICQALEQWGWNGQADQWSGLSFNHSTALEPGEWGCEIDVHRHIPGCSESDDAVFASLMRSTASTSFAGVTVLTPDVPAHAVLLALHELRPEARHGKPPAQPEEVAEKLKVGGLDSFNFAREIKALAVLEPSLRLAYPHRAFVIDHKIPLNWKWRESKGWWRAYWMIFTSLAPSERRLFVQRAIWPQREVLAASDARAGRSAVGLAGARLRRLRKLLRW; this is encoded by the coding sequence ATGACGAGGTGGGTGGCCATTGCCTACGGGGCTTTGGACCTCCGGGGATGGCATGAAAACCACGCCGGCGTTGAGGTAATGCTGTTGGCCACAGTGCCTTCGGAACCAATAGGGCTGATCGGTGCTCCGGCTTCTCTCTGGCGGCGATTGATGGCAGGTCCGGTGACAGATACAGTGCTGACTTCCGAAGAGCGGGTGTTGGTTCGGGAGTTTGCATCGGCGGGGATTGCCTCAGATGACGAAGGACATCCGGCCCGGTTCAGGCGTCTGGAGAAGCCTTGGCTCAGTTCGCCCCTGCACGAAATGGTCTATGCCCTGGTGGCCAGTGTTGCCCGGGACATCCAGGTTGCGGTAGTAGCCATCAAAGGGCCAACCCTCCACCGCCAAGGCCTGCGGGACAGGGAGCATTCCGGGGATGTGGATATCTGGGTGCACCCGGACCATGTGGAGGTTATCTGCCAGGCCCTTGAGCAGTGGGGCTGGAACGGCCAAGCTGACCAGTGGTCTGGGCTTTCCTTCAACCACTCCACGGCCCTGGAACCTGGAGAGTGGGGTTGCGAGATTGACGTCCACCGCCACATTCCGGGCTGCTCCGAGAGCGATGACGCTGTGTTCGCCTCACTCATGCGGAGCACTGCCAGCACGTCGTTTGCGGGCGTCACCGTACTGACGCCGGACGTACCGGCCCATGCAGTGCTGCTTGCACTCCACGAATTGCGGCCGGAAGCCCGCCATGGGAAGCCGCCCGCCCAGCCGGAGGAGGTTGCTGAGAAGCTCAAGGTCGGTGGCCTGGACTCTTTCAACTTCGCCCGGGAGATCAAGGCATTGGCCGTGTTGGAACCCTCCCTCCGTCTGGCCTATCCGCACCGTGCGTTCGTGATAGATCACAAGATTCCGTTGAACTGGAAGTGGCGCGAAAGCAAGGGATGGTGGCGTGCCTACTGGATGATCTTTACCTCACTTGCGCCCAGCGAACGCCGGCTTTTTGTGCAGCGGGCGATCTGGCCGCAGCGGGAAGTTCTGGCAGCGTCGGATGCCCGGGCCGGGCGATCTGCCGTGGGGCTCGCTGGGGCGCGGCTGCGAAGATTGCGAAAACTCCTGCGGTGGTAA
- a CDS encoding O-antigen ligase family protein: MGISSIGVRASVPGVTEKVAEETLPSIDGRAAKASVRQLVSTGPWFQRFMLLSVVFMPFQYALTLSVGFPLKISEILAVLGIGTYVLGRRSKPRGMDVAVGAALFLAVATVLSAIVNLTPTESGLRAVGYERGFQTDLLLYSGYAFLALSFWAVLRRVERHKIVRATVLSIWLCGVAVLLQWASSITGNTSIIGLLGFRTLGVDGTVETLRSGPFLEGQHLGFFAGAAILVALYNRSYPAAAIAALCILYSQSTTAYAGIAAGVALIVVLKFSKVVGPLIVAALAGVLVLLFSDTLRNTLGRQLAKIGFTEFAPDYQFATTSLNQRGVKTEISFDMSKDNPLFGVGPGRYGAFFDQYVNGRQLPWIYSTDQTRPIAENAYAHVAAELGYCALIAFCMLILCLIWRNRRTSPVLVMVAIFVALGVATQSSWTFLPIWAVFGLLAADDREKEPEPGSPAAPVLG; encoded by the coding sequence ATGGGGATCAGCAGCATCGGAGTGCGCGCTTCAGTACCGGGCGTCACAGAAAAAGTTGCTGAGGAAACCCTGCCATCAATCGATGGCCGGGCTGCCAAGGCCTCCGTCCGGCAACTGGTCTCCACGGGTCCTTGGTTTCAGCGCTTCATGTTGCTAAGCGTTGTGTTCATGCCCTTCCAATACGCGCTGACGCTCTCAGTGGGTTTCCCTCTCAAGATCAGCGAGATATTGGCGGTCCTGGGCATCGGAACTTATGTCCTTGGGCGGCGGTCCAAGCCCCGTGGAATGGATGTTGCCGTCGGGGCTGCCCTCTTCCTGGCGGTGGCCACCGTTCTGTCGGCAATCGTCAATCTCACTCCAACCGAATCCGGGCTCAGGGCGGTTGGGTACGAGCGCGGCTTTCAGACTGACCTGCTCCTGTATAGCGGTTACGCCTTCCTCGCCCTGTCTTTCTGGGCCGTTTTGCGTAGGGTTGAACGCCACAAGATTGTGCGCGCAACTGTGCTGTCCATATGGCTTTGCGGCGTCGCTGTTCTCCTTCAGTGGGCCTCTTCCATCACCGGAAATACGTCCATTATCGGCCTTTTGGGGTTCCGCACTTTGGGAGTGGATGGGACCGTTGAGACATTGCGTTCCGGTCCCTTTCTGGAAGGCCAGCACTTGGGTTTCTTTGCAGGTGCGGCAATCCTTGTTGCTTTGTACAATCGGAGCTATCCCGCTGCCGCGATAGCCGCTCTATGCATCCTCTATTCACAGTCAACCACTGCTTATGCCGGTATTGCTGCGGGTGTTGCACTGATTGTGGTTCTGAAGTTCTCCAAGGTGGTTGGACCTCTGATTGTTGCTGCACTGGCAGGGGTACTGGTGCTTCTTTTTTCCGACACACTCAGAAACACACTCGGCAGGCAACTGGCCAAGATAGGCTTCACGGAATTCGCACCGGACTATCAGTTTGCAACAACGTCCCTCAACCAGCGCGGTGTCAAGACGGAAATATCTTTTGACATGAGTAAGGACAACCCTCTTTTTGGGGTTGGTCCAGGGCGGTATGGTGCCTTTTTCGACCAGTACGTTAATGGTCGCCAACTGCCCTGGATCTACTCAACGGATCAAACCCGGCCGATTGCCGAGAACGCCTATGCGCATGTTGCAGCCGAGCTGGGCTACTGTGCCTTGATCGCCTTCTGCATGCTGATTCTCTGCCTGATCTGGCGCAACAGGCGGACCTCGCCCGTGTTGGTGATGGTCGCCATTTTTGTGGCTCTTGGTGTGGCCACCCAATCGTCATGGACGTTTCTGCCCATCTGGGCGGTGTTCGGCCTGCTCGCCGCAGATGACAGGGAGAAAGAACCTGAACCAGGTTCTCCGGCGGCCCCTGTCCTTGGCTAG
- a CDS encoding LCP family protein has translation MTLPTDTDTPSAESRPRRQKNGKKTTRNVLLGFAAVVLIAGIIGGAYIYNLAQTFNSGTTKIDAAFPEESTRPQKSEPVNGTAPMNILVMGSDTRGTAELDVDNQASTDQRADTLMLVHIPADRKNVYAVSLMRDLWVDIPGRGESKINAALAYGGVPLMVQTVESLFQQRIDHVAMVDFEGFKGLTDALGGVEVDVKIPFAPNSGPMKGHYYAAGKQTFNGDEALAFVRERKSFSDGDYQRVRNQQAYLKSIISKTIAKETLTNPVTVSNMVSAVSPFISVDKGFDAGAIGSLAVGMKDLRANDTVMFTLPTLGTGTSADGQSIVVKDPTALSDIATALSKDQLGAYVTAHALEKGN, from the coding sequence ATGACGCTCCCGACAGATACCGATACTCCCTCTGCAGAGTCCCGTCCCCGACGTCAAAAAAACGGAAAAAAGACCACAAGGAACGTACTTCTTGGCTTTGCCGCTGTAGTGCTGATTGCGGGCATCATCGGAGGCGCCTACATCTACAACCTGGCCCAGACGTTCAACTCCGGCACCACTAAGATCGATGCCGCTTTCCCCGAAGAGTCCACGCGTCCCCAGAAGAGCGAGCCCGTCAACGGCACCGCCCCTATGAACATCCTGGTGATGGGCAGCGACACCCGCGGAACCGCTGAACTCGACGTCGACAACCAAGCCTCGACTGACCAGCGGGCAGACACTCTGATGCTGGTTCACATACCGGCCGACCGCAAGAACGTTTACGCGGTGTCCCTCATGCGTGACCTCTGGGTGGATATCCCGGGCAGGGGTGAATCGAAGATCAACGCGGCTCTGGCCTATGGCGGTGTTCCGTTGATGGTGCAGACCGTGGAGTCCTTGTTTCAGCAGCGAATTGACCATGTGGCTATGGTTGACTTTGAAGGCTTCAAGGGCCTGACCGACGCCCTGGGTGGCGTGGAGGTTGACGTGAAGATCCCGTTTGCCCCCAACTCCGGGCCCATGAAGGGGCACTACTACGCTGCAGGAAAACAAACCTTCAATGGCGATGAAGCGTTGGCGTTTGTGCGCGAACGCAAATCGTTCAGCGATGGTGACTACCAGCGCGTACGCAACCAACAGGCCTACCTGAAATCGATCATCAGCAAGACGATCGCCAAGGAAACCCTGACAAACCCGGTCACCGTGAGCAACATGGTTTCCGCGGTCTCCCCCTTCATCAGCGTGGACAAAGGTTTTGACGCTGGCGCAATCGGCAGCCTGGCCGTCGGGATGAAGGACCTCCGAGCCAACGACACCGTGATGTTCACCCTGCCTACCCTGGGCACAGGGACCTCCGCGGATGGGCAATCCATTGTGGTCAAAGACCCCACTGCACTCAGTGACATCGCCACAGCGTTGTCCAAAGACCAACTGGGCGCGTACGTCACCGCCCATGCGTTGGAAAAGGGCAACTAG
- a CDS encoding glycosyltransferase family 4 protein encodes MAANTVADHLTEAPFVLALQVLRRLPSSIVRPLARSLATVAPKSGHPVFMLASHAAGDESGLLARFEKLLANPGAPGRSIRAAEVALAAGQPAWADKFLGRVANNQKALGTIARRKWFSGDMSGAVEVLEGSAGHVRKQRERLRSELQIFRGWRPELNENKAEVRQARVLHLLTNSVPHTGSGYARRSHSILSAQKAAGWDPLAVTRLGYPVQIGVLSAGGEDVVDGIPYRRLLPKSMAKSMGGRLQQQAEALLDVSQQFRPSVIHTTTHFVNGVVAHEVAHALGVPWVYEVRGQLADTWASTRGEDALNSERYRLFREREAEVMCSADLVVTLGESMKQSILAAGVPEDRILISPNAVGGSYLDEPIQHQDARRALGLDVNALYIGTVSSLVDYEGLDDLVTSFALLAPRLPKLRLVVVGDGTAAPALRHQAKLLCVSDKVIFTGRVTAEKARLYHQALDVFVVPRKDLSVTQQVTPLKPVEALACARPVVASRLDALSEIVQDGINGRLASPGDPEDLANVLQELLEDEGTRLRLGAAGRQGVLATRTWEANALAYGRAYETLISNNVRKAS; translated from the coding sequence TTGGCGGCTAATACGGTCGCAGACCATCTGACTGAAGCCCCGTTCGTCTTGGCTCTCCAAGTCCTCCGACGGCTGCCATCGTCAATCGTCCGTCCTTTGGCCCGATCCCTGGCCACGGTGGCTCCAAAATCAGGGCATCCCGTTTTTATGCTGGCGAGCCATGCCGCTGGCGATGAGTCAGGCCTGCTGGCGCGTTTTGAAAAACTGCTGGCAAACCCCGGCGCTCCTGGTCGGTCCATCCGGGCAGCTGAAGTTGCGCTCGCTGCCGGGCAACCCGCCTGGGCTGACAAGTTTCTGGGTCGTGTGGCAAACAACCAGAAGGCGCTCGGGACGATTGCCCGGCGCAAGTGGTTCTCCGGGGATATGAGTGGGGCCGTGGAAGTCCTGGAGGGATCGGCCGGCCACGTCCGCAAGCAGCGGGAGCGCCTGAGATCGGAACTGCAAATTTTTCGGGGTTGGCGCCCGGAACTGAACGAGAACAAGGCAGAGGTACGGCAAGCCCGGGTCCTGCACCTTCTGACCAATTCCGTCCCACACACCGGGAGCGGCTACGCCAGGAGATCGCACTCAATATTGTCTGCCCAAAAGGCGGCGGGTTGGGACCCTCTCGCCGTCACTCGCTTAGGTTATCCAGTGCAGATTGGGGTCCTCAGCGCTGGGGGCGAAGACGTTGTGGACGGCATTCCCTATCGTCGGCTATTGCCAAAAAGCATGGCGAAGTCCATGGGTGGACGTCTGCAACAGCAGGCGGAGGCACTCTTGGATGTCTCCCAGCAGTTTCGGCCTAGTGTGATTCACACCACGACACACTTTGTTAATGGCGTGGTGGCACATGAGGTTGCTCACGCCCTTGGCGTCCCTTGGGTTTACGAGGTCCGTGGACAGCTCGCCGACACATGGGCTTCCACTCGTGGGGAGGACGCACTGAACAGCGAACGCTACCGCCTCTTCAGGGAGCGGGAAGCGGAGGTCATGTGCAGTGCCGACCTGGTGGTCACGCTTGGTGAATCGATGAAGCAGAGCATCCTGGCTGCGGGGGTGCCGGAGGACCGGATACTTATTAGCCCTAACGCAGTGGGTGGAAGCTATCTTGATGAGCCCATCCAACATCAAGATGCCCGGCGGGCTCTGGGGCTCGATGTAAACGCACTTTACATCGGCACAGTGAGCAGTTTGGTTGATTACGAGGGCCTTGACGACCTCGTCACATCATTTGCCCTGCTTGCCCCGCGACTGCCAAAGTTAAGGTTGGTTGTGGTGGGCGACGGCACTGCCGCGCCGGCGCTTCGGCACCAGGCGAAGCTGCTGTGCGTCAGCGATAAAGTGATCTTCACTGGGCGCGTAACAGCCGAGAAAGCCCGTCTCTACCATCAAGCTTTGGATGTCTTTGTAGTGCCGCGTAAGGATCTCTCCGTGACTCAGCAAGTCACTCCGCTGAAACCAGTCGAAGCACTGGCCTGCGCGCGGCCTGTTGTAGCCAGCAGATTGGACGCTTTGAGCGAGATAGTGCAAGACGGTATCAACGGTCGGCTGGCTTCGCCCGGAGACCCTGAGGACTTGGCTAATGTGTTGCAGGAACTGCTGGAAGACGAAGGCACGCGCCTGCGACTCGGTGCAGCTGGAAGGCAAGGAGTACTGGCAACCCGGACATGGGAAGCCAACGCACTCGCGTACGGACGGGCTTATGAGACTTTGATTTCTAACAATGTAAGGAAGGCCAGCTGA
- a CDS encoding glycosyltransferase family 4 protein — MLLTHSYWPEHSPPQRRWSSLTREFQKAGWDVDVVAPVAHYPNGRRDLPRHQAGYAFKSQTGPHGEKIRRVPYLRHLGKSPVARLVDQLYSAVLSVPAGLMVQRPDAIVATAPSLPTLAAGYVLSKLRRVPFVVEMRDAWPDLARDARLVRGSVKSLVERVVEFLQLRADMVVTVTEGFAEILRARGLKNVMTVSNGLDLKAVPFLEPPTLQRDVFHALYLGNHGKSQRLDVLIRAAAMLGDGFHLTLVGHGTSRPQLVKLARDLDAPVSFYPSLQGQAVLNKYRDADTCVVSLRDDWKSFEATVPSKTYEVLAIGRHVTAIVRGEAERIIVEAKGGDVVAATPEAVARLWRDLARNRERLAAGRSGREWVKNHADYAQLGRRYVAGISRLVGGNSSDIAEGPRVDTQR, encoded by the coding sequence ATGCTCTTGACCCACTCCTATTGGCCCGAGCACAGTCCTCCACAACGGCGATGGTCGTCATTGACCCGCGAATTCCAAAAGGCCGGATGGGATGTGGACGTGGTTGCCCCGGTGGCCCACTATCCGAATGGCAGGAGGGACCTTCCCAGACACCAGGCTGGGTATGCGTTCAAGAGCCAGACTGGTCCTCACGGAGAAAAAATCAGACGGGTTCCCTACCTGCGGCATCTGGGTAAGTCGCCTGTGGCCCGTTTGGTGGACCAGTTGTACTCTGCGGTGCTCTCGGTTCCGGCCGGGCTGATGGTGCAGAGGCCGGATGCTATTGTGGCCACCGCGCCCAGCCTTCCCACCCTGGCAGCGGGGTATGTACTGTCTAAGCTGCGTAGAGTTCCCTTTGTTGTAGAGATGCGAGATGCTTGGCCGGATTTGGCCAGGGACGCGCGGCTGGTCCGCGGAAGCGTCAAGAGCCTGGTGGAACGCGTGGTTGAGTTCTTGCAGCTCCGTGCTGACATGGTTGTGACCGTCACTGAAGGTTTTGCGGAGATCCTGAGGGCTCGCGGCCTGAAGAATGTGATGACAGTCAGCAATGGTCTGGACCTGAAAGCTGTCCCGTTTTTGGAGCCGCCCACACTGCAGCGGGACGTCTTCCATGCCCTCTATTTGGGCAACCACGGTAAGAGCCAACGACTGGACGTCCTGATCAGAGCCGCTGCAATGCTCGGCGACGGATTTCACCTGACGCTTGTGGGACACGGAACCAGCCGCCCACAGCTGGTCAAGCTCGCCAGGGACCTTGATGCACCCGTCAGCTTCTATCCGTCACTGCAAGGACAGGCAGTGCTCAACAAGTACCGCGACGCCGATACGTGCGTTGTGTCGCTTCGCGATGACTGGAAGTCTTTTGAGGCGACCGTCCCATCCAAAACCTACGAGGTGCTCGCCATCGGAAGGCACGTGACAGCGATAGTCCGCGGCGAGGCTGAACGCATCATTGTGGAGGCCAAGGGCGGAGACGTGGTCGCCGCCACCCCGGAGGCAGTGGCCCGGCTTTGGCGTGACTTGGCACGGAACCGCGAGCGTTTGGCCGCCGGGCGGAGTGGCCGTGAGTGGGTCAAAAACCATGCAGACTATGCACAGCTGGGACGACGATATGTCGCTGGTATTTCGCGCTTGGTCGGCGGGAACTCATCAGATATTGCGGAGGGTCCCCGTGTTGATACCCAGCGCTAG